DNA from Bradyrhizobium diazoefficiens USDA 110:
AGGTGCGAGAGCCGGGCCTGCATGGTTCGAGACGGCGCTTGCGCGCCCCCTCACCATGGGGTTTGCAACCGGGCTAAACGATCTCGACCCGGTAATTCTCGATCACGGTGTTCGCCAGCAGCTTGTCGGCGGCCTCCTTCAGCGCCGCCTCTGCCTTTGCCTTGTCGGCGCCGGCGAGCTCGATGTCGAACACCTTGCCCTGGCGGACGCTGGCGACGCCGGCGACGCCGAGCGACTTCAGCGCGCCTTCGATCGCCTTGCCTTGCGGATCGAGGATGCCCGTTTTCAAGGTAACGGTGACACGTGCCTTCACGTCGAAAACCCCTTTAGCTCTTCACCAGCACCGGGCCGGAGCCCGCCGGACGCTCGTTCTCCATGAGGATGCCGAGGCGCTTTGCAACTTCGGTATAGGCCTCCAGCAGCCCGCCGAGATCCCGGCGGAAACGATCCTTGTCGAGCTTCTCGTTCGACTTGATGTCCCACAGGCGGCAGGAATCCGGCGAGATCTCGTCGGCGACGATGATCCGCATCATCTCGTTCTCGAACAGCCGCCCGCACTCCATCTTGAAGTCGACGAGGCGGATGCCGATGCCGAGGAAGAGGCCGGTGAGGAAGTCGTTGACGCGGATGGCGAGCGCCATGATGTCGTCGATCTCCTGGGGCGTCGCCCAGCCGAAGGCGGTGATGTGCTCTTCCGACACCATGGGGTCGTTGAGCTGGTCGTTCTTGTAGTAGAATTCGATGATCGAACGGGGCAGCTGCGTGCCCTCCTCGATGCCGAGGCGCTGCGACAGCGAGCCGGCGGCAACGTTCCGCACCACCACTTCCAGCGGCACGATCTCGACCTCGCGAATCAACTGCTCGCGCATGTTGAGGCGGCGGATGAAGTGGGTCGGCACCCCGATGTCGTTGAGGTGCTGAAACAGGTACTCCGAGATCCGGTTGTTGAGGACACCCTTGCCCTCGATCACCTGATGCTTTTTCGCATTGAACGCGGTGGCGTCATCCTTGAAGTGCTGGATCAGGGTACCGGGCTCCGGGCCTTCGTAAAGAACCTTTGCCTTGCCTTCATAAATGCGACGCCGACGGCTCATTGGGATGTACCGTGTTTTGTTGAAATCCATGAATTTGGTGTGCTCCGGTTGACTAGGATTACGACCCACAGCGGAGCTGCCGTGAACGGCCGGGAACCCGTAGAAACAGAACGGGAACCAAGCCTTTAGGCAACCTATCCGATTGGCTGTCCGAGCACAATCGATCCGGCCGTCCGGCACCAACTTATACCGTTTTGCCTGCGGCTTAACGGCTCGTTGTTTTGCCGATTCGTGCTCCTTATCTAGGCATGCGCCGGGGCTGTCGCAACGAGGGCCGCCGGGTCCAGTCAGCAGGGAATTGGAAAAGGCATGAGCGAGATCAACAAGCGCGAGGAAGGCTTTGAGAAGAAGTTCGCCCTCGACGAGGAGCAGAAGTTCAAGGCGGAGGCCCGCCGCAACCGGCTGCTCGGGCTATGGGCCGCGGAAAAGCTCGGAATCACCGGCGAGGCCGCCACGGCCTACGCCAAGGAGGTGGTCGCGGCCGATTTCGAGGAGGCCGGCGACGCCGACGTCCTGCGCAAGCTCATGGCCGATTTCGCCACCAAGAGCGTCGTCGTCACCGAGCAGGCGATTCGCGCCAAGATGAGCGAGTTGCTCGCTGTGGCCGCGGCCGAGGTGAAAGCGGGGAAGTAGCGCCGCGCGCGTCCCACACTCGCAGTCATTCCGGGGCGGTCCGTGAGGACCGAACCCGGAATCTCGAGATTCCGGGTCCGATGCTTCGCATCGTCCCGGCATGACGGAGCGGGAGGTCACCCCTCCTTGAAGCCGTACTCCGGCACGTTGCCGCTGGCGCCGTAATATTTGTACGGCAGGAACTTGCCGCTCATGGTGATCTTGACGCGGTCGCCCTTGGGGTTGGCGACGCGCTCGATCCCCATGTCGAAGTCGATCGCCGACATGATGCCGTCGCCGAATTCCTCCTCGATCAGCGCCTTCCAGGCCGGGCCGTTCACCATCACCATCTCGTAGAAGCGGTAGATCAAGGGATCGGTCGGCGGCATCGGCGTGCCAGTGCCGCGCATCGGCACCTCGTTGAGCATCGCGGTCTCGGCCTTCGACAGGCCGAACAGCTCGCCGGCGTTGGCGGCCTGGGGTTTCGTCAGTTTCATCTGGCCGAGGATCGCGCCGACGATCAGCACCTCCGCATAGCCGCCGATCTGCTCGCAAATGTATTTCCAGCTCCAGCCCTTCTCGCGCTTGATGTCGAGCAGCTTCTCGGTGAGGTCTTCGCGTTTCATGTCAGGATCTCCTTTTTAGGCAGTGAGTCCGGGACTGGTCCCGGGTGTCCAAGTCTGTCGTTGCTCTTCGCCGCCAGTTGCGACCGTCAGTCCGGGCTTGCCGATATGCACCACGGGCACGTTGCGCGGATCGTGATCGGGCTTCTCGGCCGCGAATGTCTTGCTGCGCGTCACCAGGAAATCGATGATGTGGTTGCGCAGCGCATAGTACAGAGGATGGCGATGCAGATCGGTGCGGCCGCGATCCTTCGGCAGCGGATTTTCAACGACCTCGGCCAGCACCGCGCCGGGCCCGTTGGTCATCAGGAAGATCTTGTCGGCGAGATAGATCGCCTCGTCCACGTCGTGGGTGATCATGAACGCGGTCTGCCCGGTCTCCAGACAGATGCGCCGCACCTCGTCCTGAAGCGTGCCGCGCGTCAGCGCGTCCAGCGCCGAGAACGGCTCGTCCATCAGCATCATTTTCGGCGTGATCGAGAGCGCACGGGCAATACCGACGCGCTGCTTCATGCCGCCGGAGAGTTCCGAGGGACGCTTGTGCTCCGAACCCGTCAGGCCCACGAGATCGATGAAGGTTTGCGCATGCGCCTTGACCTTCGCCCGATCCCAGCTCCGCCATTTCGAGCTCACGGCATAGGCGACGTTGCCGAGCACGGTGCGCCAGGGCAGCAGCGCGTGGCTCTGGAAGATCACGGCGCGGTCGAGGCTGGTGCCCGAGATCGCCTGCCCGTCCACGATAACCGCACCCTCGCTCGGCGCATCGAGGCCGGCGAGAATGTTGAGCACGGTGGTCTTGCCGCAGCCGGAATGGCCGATCACGCAGCAGAACTCGCCCCGCGGCATCGACAGCCAGAGATTCTCGAACACGGTGGTCGTGGCACCGCCCGCACCCGGATAGCGTTTTGCGATGCCTTCGATGGAGATGAATTTGTCGGTCATCGGCCCCTACTCCGGAAACGTGACCATGTGCGTGAAGCGCGCGAGGATCTGGTCGAGCAGCATGCCGACAATCCCGATCAAGAGGATCGCGATGATGACGTTGGTGATCGAGAGGTTGTTCCATTCGTTCCAGACGAAGTAGCCGATGCCGGTGCCGCCGACGAGCATTTCGGCCGCGACGATCACGAGCCAGGCGATACCGATGGAAATGCGCATGCCGGTCAGGATCGTCGGCGCCGCTGCGGGGAGGATCACCGTGAAGGCGCGCCTGATGGTGCCGACCTCGAGCGTGCGCGCGACGTTGATCCATTCCTTGCGCACGCTGGCAACGCCAAACACGGTATTGAGCAGCATCGGCCAGATCGAGCAGATGAAGATCACGAAGATCGCGGAGATCGAGGAATCCTTGATGGTGTAGAGCGCCAGCGGCATCCAGGCGAGCGGCGAGATCGGCTTCAAGACCTGGATGAAGGGGTCGAGCGCCTTGCTCAGCAGCGGCGACATGCCGATCAAAAAGCCGAGTGGAATGGCGACGAGCACGGCGAGCAGATAACCGGTGCCGACCCGCGCGATCGAATAGGCAAGCTGGATGCCGAGCCCCTTGTCGTTGGGCCCGTTGTCGTAGAACGGCCTCCTCACGTGCTCCCAGAGCTTTGCGCCGACATCGAGCGGCCCTGGCATGGCGGATTTGCCCTGCGTCGCGGTCAGGCCCATCAGCTTGGCATATTCCGGGCTCATCGTCGCGACCGGCGCGGTCGAGCGCGTGGCGAGATGCCAGATGCCGAGGAACGCGGCCAGCAGCACGATCGAGACGAGACCGGCGCGGAGGCGGAGGTTGGTGCTCATCGCGCAAGACCTCTCCACGCGTCGTCCCGGCGAAGGCCGGGGACCCATACCGCGGAATCTATCGATCGCGTCCGGTAGAAGTACCGAACGACTAGTCTTCGCCAAACTTTTCCCTGGGGTTATGGGTCCCGGCCTTCGCCGGGACGACGAGAGAGCGCCCCTCATCACAACGCCTTCCTGATCTTGAAGCTCGCGAGGTAATCCTCGGGCTTTGCCGGATCGAAAGTCTTGCCCATCACCGCGAACGACTTGTAGGCGGTTGCCGGCGGCGACAGGCCCATCTCGGTCATCAGCTTCTTGGTATCCGTCGCCAGATACACCTGCTCGGCCACCGCCTTGTAGTCGACGTCGCCCTTGATCTGGCCCCAGCGCTTCATCTGCGTCAGCATCCACACCGCAAACGACTGCCAGGGGAACGGATCGAAATCGACGCGCTTGGCGTCGGTCTTCACGCCGCCGAGGCCGTCGGCATAGGTGCCGGTCAGGACCTGCTCCAGCACCGTGACCGGCGCGTTGATGTAGTTGGCGGGCGCGATGGCCTCCGCGATCTGCTTGCGGTTCTCCGCCTTCGACGCGTAGGCGGTGGCATCGACGATGGCGCGCGTCAGCGCGGCAAAGCTGTTCGGCGCCGTCGTGATGAATTCGCGGCTGGCGGCAAAGCTGCAGCAGGGATGGCCGTCCCAGATCTCCTTCGAGAGCAGGTGCATGAAGCCGACGCCGTCATAGATCGCGCGCTGGCAAATGTTGTCGGGCGCGAGGAAGCCGTCGATGTTGTCGGCGCGGAGGTTCGCGACCATCTCCGGCGGCGGCACCGAGCGCAGCTGCACGTCGGTATCGGGGTCGAGTCCGTGCTCGGCGAGATAGTAGCGCAGCAGATAATTGTGCATGGAGTAATCGAAGGGGATCGCGAACTTGAGGCCCTTCCAGTCCTTCGGATCGCGCTTGTCCTTGTGCTTGGTCGCCAGCACGATGCCCTGCCCGTTGATGTTCTCGATCGCGGGGACAGCAAATGGAATCGCATTGGCGCCAAGCCCCAGCGAGATCGCGATCGGCATCGGCGCCAGCATGTGCGCGGCGTCGTATTCCTTGTTGATGGTCTTGTCGCGGATCACGGCCCAGCCGGCGGTCTTGACCACTTCGACGTTGAGGCCGTGCTTGGCATAGAAGCCCATCGGCGCCGCCATGATGATCGGCGTGGCGCAGGTGATCGGAATGAAGCCGACCTTGAGGTCCTTCTTCTCCGGCGTGCCGGCCTGCGCGAAGACCTCGGTCGCGGTCTGAAGCGGGAAGAACTGCGACAGCGCCGCCAGTGCCGTGGACGCACCGACCGATTTCAGGAAGGCGCGCCGCGCCACATCCTGCGGAAACATCGCGCGCATCACGGCGGAGGCGACGACGCCCTCGTAGCGCTTCTCCTCGCTCTCGATCTGCGCGCAGCGCATCGCCGTGGCCTGCTCGTGCTCCGCCGCGGATTGATGCTGGCCACAGGCACAGCCGGCTCGAAGGTTGCGATCGGGATCAAACGGATTGTCGAACGTGGACATCGGACCTCCTGCGCGTCATTGCAGGAGCAATTACGCAAGGAGCATGCCACCACCTTTCGGCCGTCCAGTGCCTTGATGACGCAGCACTTTTGGTCACGCTTTGCTGCTACGAGAATTCGTGATACACGATAATTCGTAGTTCAATTACGAGATTTCGTGATGGCAACGACGCCAATGCTCGTTTCCGATGATACCGCCGAGGCGATCGATCCGCGCGTCGCCGCGTTCGAGTCCTCGGTCGAGGCCACGCTGCTGGTCGACCCCTATGCCGACCAGATCATCGATGCCAATCCGGCCGCCTGCGCCCTGCTCGGCTACGACCGCGCGCTGCTGCGGCAGACCAGGGCGAGCACCCTGCACGCCGGCGAGCTTCCGGCCCTGACCGTGTTCACCCAGGCCGTGCTGCACAAGGGCGCCTACTGGACCACGGCGCTCACCCCTCGCCATGCCACCGGACAAAATCTCCGGCTGGAATATGCCGGCTGCGTGCTGCCCCATGACGGCCGCACGCTGGTGCAGCTCACCCTGACCGATCTCGACGCGCGCCGGCGCCGCAATGTCGATGCCGCCGCCGAAGACCACATGCGCAGCGGCATCTCGACCTGGCAGCGGGTCGAGCGGGTGTTCCAGGACATCGAGCGCGAGAACCAGCTGATCCTGCGCGCCGCCGGCGAAGGCATCTATGGCGTGAACGCGGAAGGCAAGACCACCTTCGTCAATCCCGCGGCCGAACGCATGCTGGGCTGGACCGCCGAGGAGCTGGTCGGCAAGGAGATCCACCCCATCGTGCACCACACCCATCACGATGGCCGGCACTATCACAACCATGACTGTCCGATCTACGCGGCGTTCCGCGACGGCGCCGTGCATCAGGTTGACGGCGAGGTGTTTTGGCGCAAGGACGGCTCGCCGGCCTGGGTCGAATACACCTCCACCCCGATCCGCGACCGCGGCGTCGTGGTCGGCGCCGTCGTGGTGTTTCGCGACGTCAGCCAGCGCCGCGAGGCCGACGAGAAGCTGCACGCCGCACTCACCGAGGTCGACCGCCTGCGTGAGCGGCTCGAGCTCGAGAACGCCTATCTCCAGGAAGAAATCCGCATCGAGACCAACCCGCGCGGCATCATCGGTCAAAGCGAGGCGATCCAGAAGACGCTGCGCCAGGTCAAGCTGGTGGCGCCGACCACCGCGGCGGTGATGATCACCGGCGAGTCCGGCACCGGCAAGGAGCTGATCGCCCGCGCCATCCACGAGGATTCCACCCGCAGCGACCGGCCGCTGATCCGCGTCAACTGCGCCGCGATCCCGCGCGAATTGTTCGAGAGCGAGTTCTTCGGCCATGTCCGCGGCGCCTTCACCGGCGCGACGCGCGACCGCATCGGCCGGTTCGAGCTCGCCGACGGCGGCACGCTGTTCCTCGACGAGGTCGGCGAGATCCCGCTCGAATTGCAAGGCAAGCTGCTGCGCGTGTTGCAGGAAGGCAATTTCGAGCGCGTCGGCCAGGAGCGCACCCGCGCGGTCGACGTCCGCGTCATCGCCGCGACCAACCGCGACCTCAAGCAGGAGGTCCAGCGCGGACGTTTTCGCGAGGACCTCTATTTCCGCCTCAACGTGTTTCCGATCGAGACGGTGCCCTTGCGCGAGCGGCGCGAGGACATTCCCCTGCTCGCCCAGCATTTTCTGACGCGCGAGGGCAAGGCGCTGAAATCGAATTTGCGCCTGTCGGAAGGCGATGCGCGGCGGCTCACGCGCTACGACTGGCCCGGCAATGTCCGCGAATTGCAGAACGTGATCGAGCGCGCCGCGATCCTGTCGCAGAACGGCCGCCTGCGCATCGACCTGCCTGATACCTCCGGCACGCCAGCTCCGGCCGGCACCGCGCGCCAGAAGGCCGATGCGCGTCCGGCGGTGATGACGTCAGCGGAGATGCGCGACCACGAGCGCGCCAATATTCTCGCCGCGCTCGAGGCCTGCGCGGGAAAGGTGTTCGGCCCCGGCGGCGCGGCGGAAATGCTGGATATCAAGCCGACCACGCTGGCCTCGCGGATCAAGGCGCTCGGGATCGCGCCCCGTCCGCGGGCCTTCGGTTAGCGACGCTCACGCCGCCTTGGTCGTCACCTCGGATGCGATCGGCAGCCCCTGCTCGATCGGCAGCGAGGGATCGCGCGACCATTCGTTCCAGGAGCCGAAATACATCCGCACGTCCTTCACGCCGGCGTTCTTCAGCGCCAGAAACGTGTTCGAGGCCCGCGCCCCCTTGAAGCAGTAGAGATAGACCGGTGTGGACTGCGAGATGCCGACGGTGGCGCATTCCGCCAAGATCTCGTCCTTGGACTTGAAGCGCGGGCCTTCGGCAGTCGGCTTCATCATGCGGTACCATTCCAGCCACACCGCGCCGGGGATGCGGCCCTTGCGCGGGCAGAAATCCTTTCCATAAGGAGACGAGCTGTCGCCGATCCACTCGTCGACATCGCGCACGTCGAGGATGGCGATGCCGGGCTTGCCGACGGCGCCAAGCATCGTCTTCGCATCGATCAGGATCTCGCCCGCCTCAGGCACGATCGCGAACGAAGCCTTGGCCGGCGCCGGCACGTCCTTCGTCACCGGGAAGCCCGCGGCCGACCACGCATCGAAGCCGCCATGCAGCACCTTCACCTTGGGATAGCCGAGCATGGTGAGCAGGTAATAGCCGCGGCAGGACTGGCCGAAGCCCGAGTTCATCGACTGCTCGTAGATCACAGCCGTCTCCTTGCCGGAGAGGCCGGCAGCGCCGAACGCGTCGGCGAATTTCGTCTTCAGTTCAGTCATGCCCTCAGGCGTCGAGGTCGCGAGGAACGTGAAGATCTCATGCACGTTGACGGCACTGGGCAGGTGGCCTGCGGCATAGGCATCGGGATTGCGGGTGTCGATGACGACACACGGCTCTAGCTTCAAGAGATCGGCGAGTTCGACGGCAGTAATCAGAACGTCAGTCATGGCAGCCTCTCCGTTGAGGTTGGGGGTCTTCGGGTGGACTCGCAAAGATCAGGAATCGGCAAGCATCTTGCGCAACTGCTTGGTGGCGGGCGTGACGATCGCGACGAAATAGGCCTCGCGCAGGCGTCGCTGCGCGCGGTGGCTTTTGAGGTAACCGCGCGCGCCACAATGCAGCATCGCCGCATGCGCCGCCGCGACGCTGGCTTCGCCGGCGCGCAGACGGAGCGCGATCACCTTGCGCCAATAGGTCTCCTCCTCGTTGTAGGGATCGCGCGCCAGCGCCATGGTCTCGGCCTCGAGCTCGGCGGCGAGGTCGCGGAAGTGCACCGGCTGCTGCGGCAAATAACGGTTGATGTGCCCGAGGGGACTGCCGACCTCGTCCATGATGTTGATGCAATCCCTGATAACGCCGAGCGCCATGCCGGCCTGGAGCAGGATGAAGCCGGCGCGGATCTTCTTGACGAAGGGACCTGCGGGATCGGCGAGGATCAGCTCATCCGGCACGAAGACGTCGCGGAACTGCACGCCATAGGTACCGGTGCCGTCCATGGCGAGGAACGGCTTGCATGGCGTGAGTGTGATCGCAGGGTCCGAGCAATCGGCCAGAAACATCACAGTCCCGGGCTCGCCACTTGCGATGCCCTGATCGTCCTCGCACTGGAAGATGGTGCCGAAATAATGATCGGGGCCGAGATTGGAGACCCAGGGCAGCGCGCCGCGGACGATGTAGCCGCCCTCGACCTTCCGCCCTTTCAGCTTGAGCTTCTCGATGCCGAAGAAGCTCTTCATCGGATTGGAGAGCCCGGTGCCGCCGAGCACCCGGCCGGTCGAGAAGGCATCGCCGAAGCGCCTCGCGAGCTTCATATTGGT
Protein-coding regions in this window:
- a CDS encoding CmpA/NrtA family ABC transporter substrate-binding protein — protein: MSTFDNPFDPDRNLRAGCACGQHQSAAEHEQATAMRCAQIESEEKRYEGVVASAVMRAMFPQDVARRAFLKSVGASTALAALSQFFPLQTATEVFAQAGTPEKKDLKVGFIPITCATPIIMAAPMGFYAKHGLNVEVVKTAGWAVIRDKTINKEYDAAHMLAPMPIAISLGLGANAIPFAVPAIENINGQGIVLATKHKDKRDPKDWKGLKFAIPFDYSMHNYLLRYYLAEHGLDPDTDVQLRSVPPPEMVANLRADNIDGFLAPDNICQRAIYDGVGFMHLLSKEIWDGHPCCSFAASREFITTAPNSFAALTRAIVDATAYASKAENRKQIAEAIAPANYINAPVTVLEQVLTGTYADGLGGVKTDAKRVDFDPFPWQSFAVWMLTQMKRWGQIKGDVDYKAVAEQVYLATDTKKLMTEMGLSPPATAYKSFAVMGKTFDPAKPEDYLASFKIRKAL
- a CDS encoding sulfurtransferase; amino-acid sequence: MTDVLITAVELADLLKLEPCVVIDTRNPDAYAAGHLPSAVNVHEIFTFLATSTPEGMTELKTKFADAFGAAGLSGKETAVIYEQSMNSGFGQSCRGYYLLTMLGYPKVKVLHGGFDAWSAAGFPVTKDVPAPAKASFAIVPEAGEILIDAKTMLGAVGKPGIAILDVRDVDEWIGDSSSPYGKDFCPRKGRIPGAVWLEWYRMMKPTAEGPRFKSKDEILAECATVGISQSTPVYLYCFKGARASNTFLALKNAGVKDVRMYFGSWNEWSRDPSLPIEQGLPIASEVTTKAA
- the purS gene encoding phosphoribosylformylglycinamidine synthase subunit PurS, with protein sequence MKARVTVTLKTGILDPQGKAIEGALKSLGVAGVASVRQGKVFDIELAGADKAKAEAALKEAADKLLANTVIENYRVEIV
- the ntrB gene encoding nitrate ABC transporter permease gives rise to the protein MSTNLRLRAGLVSIVLLAAFLGIWHLATRSTAPVATMSPEYAKLMGLTATQGKSAMPGPLDVGAKLWEHVRRPFYDNGPNDKGLGIQLAYSIARVGTGYLLAVLVAIPLGFLIGMSPLLSKALDPFIQVLKPISPLAWMPLALYTIKDSSISAIFVIFICSIWPMLLNTVFGVASVRKEWINVARTLEVGTIRRAFTVILPAAAPTILTGMRISIGIAWLVIVAAEMLVGGTGIGYFVWNEWNNLSITNVIIAILLIGIVGMLLDQILARFTHMVTFPE
- a CDS encoding DUF1476 domain-containing protein codes for the protein MSEINKREEGFEKKFALDEEQKFKAEARRNRLLGLWAAEKLGITGEAATAYAKEVVAADFEEAGDADVLRKLMADFATKSVVVTEQAIRAKMSELLAVAAAEVKAGK
- a CDS encoding acyl-CoA dehydrogenase family protein, with the protein product MGSLALSRVDVLDQPAPSIAGEVARIAREQLAPLAAGIDDGSVYPAEVLREFGAVGAWGSHMPHEGPADLRCAIQAMAAIGEVCGATAFMAWCQNTLVWYAANSTNMKLARRFGDAFSTGRVLGGTGLSNPMKSFFGIEKLKLKGRKVEGGYIVRGALPWVSNLGPDHYFGTIFQCEDDQGIASGEPGTVMFLADCSDPAITLTPCKPFLAMDGTGTYGVQFRDVFVPDELILADPAGPFVKKIRAGFILLQAGMALGVIRDCINIMDEVGSPLGHINRYLPQQPVHFRDLAAELEAETMALARDPYNEEETYWRKVIALRLRAGEASVAAAHAAMLHCGARGYLKSHRAQRRLREAYFVAIVTPATKQLRKMLADS
- a CDS encoding sigma 54-interacting transcriptional regulator, which produces MATTPMLVSDDTAEAIDPRVAAFESSVEATLLVDPYADQIIDANPAACALLGYDRALLRQTRASTLHAGELPALTVFTQAVLHKGAYWTTALTPRHATGQNLRLEYAGCVLPHDGRTLVQLTLTDLDARRRRNVDAAAEDHMRSGISTWQRVERVFQDIERENQLILRAAGEGIYGVNAEGKTTFVNPAAERMLGWTAEELVGKEIHPIVHHTHHDGRHYHNHDCPIYAAFRDGAVHQVDGEVFWRKDGSPAWVEYTSTPIRDRGVVVGAVVVFRDVSQRREADEKLHAALTEVDRLRERLELENAYLQEEIRIETNPRGIIGQSEAIQKTLRQVKLVAPTTAAVMITGESGTGKELIARAIHEDSTRSDRPLIRVNCAAIPRELFESEFFGHVRGAFTGATRDRIGRFELADGGTLFLDEVGEIPLELQGKLLRVLQEGNFERVGQERTRAVDVRVIAATNRDLKQEVQRGRFREDLYFRLNVFPIETVPLRERREDIPLLAQHFLTREGKALKSNLRLSEGDARRLTRYDWPGNVRELQNVIERAAILSQNGRLRIDLPDTSGTPAPAGTARQKADARPAVMTSAEMRDHERANILAALEACAGKVFGPGGAAEMLDIKPTTLASRIKALGIAPRPRAFG
- the cynS gene encoding cyanase — protein: MKREDLTEKLLDIKREKGWSWKYICEQIGGYAEVLIVGAILGQMKLTKPQAANAGELFGLSKAETAMLNEVPMRGTGTPMPPTDPLIYRFYEMVMVNGPAWKALIEEEFGDGIMSAIDFDMGIERVANPKGDRVKITMSGKFLPYKYYGASGNVPEYGFKEG
- a CDS encoding ABC transporter ATP-binding protein; translated protein: MTDKFISIEGIAKRYPGAGGATTTVFENLWLSMPRGEFCCVIGHSGCGKTTVLNILAGLDAPSEGAVIVDGQAISGTSLDRAVIFQSHALLPWRTVLGNVAYAVSSKWRSWDRAKVKAHAQTFIDLVGLTGSEHKRPSELSGGMKQRVGIARALSITPKMMLMDEPFSALDALTRGTLQDEVRRICLETGQTAFMITHDVDEAIYLADKIFLMTNGPGAVLAEVVENPLPKDRGRTDLHRHPLYYALRNHIIDFLVTRSKTFAAEKPDHDPRNVPVVHIGKPGLTVATGGEEQRQTWTPGTSPGLTA
- the purC gene encoding phosphoribosylaminoimidazolesuccinocarboxamide synthase; this translates as MSRRRRIYEGKAKVLYEGPEPGTLIQHFKDDATAFNAKKHQVIEGKGVLNNRISEYLFQHLNDIGVPTHFIRRLNMREQLIREVEIVPLEVVVRNVAAGSLSQRLGIEEGTQLPRSIIEFYYKNDQLNDPMVSEEHITAFGWATPQEIDDIMALAIRVNDFLTGLFLGIGIRLVDFKMECGRLFENEMMRIIVADEISPDSCRLWDIKSNEKLDKDRFRRDLGGLLEAYTEVAKRLGILMENERPAGSGPVLVKS